The following are from one region of the Silene latifolia isolate original U9 population chromosome 9, ASM4854445v1, whole genome shotgun sequence genome:
- the LOC141601004 gene encoding uncharacterized protein LOC141601004 has product MGLDSKNKLDFLDGKIKEPTLAKGEKETVEHVAWRQCSAMVKMWLRNVIHPKLHAGIAFSGTVTEIWDELKERYTTRNEPRVHQLKSELNELKQGKLTIVEYYTKLKGVWDELASYSRVPRCTCGAGKAILREKEEEKVHQFLIGLDDAVYGGLRTNILMEEPIPALSRVYGVILREERHKAIVRSKEDKTEKQHSRCKRAGLVPVVGKQGILVPVVDKQGILVRWTTKRDATLTVTNGAMMKMIVGRRTVYQHTSLLEAEEEGAGTSANQGTNQGSVPGVEVSRTREELQSLRALLQPTKENSKKMAGPIFEEDDWSGRGVWVYLMTDRGEVGKLLISFYNMIQRQFNKPVKIIQSDNGTEFQSLSMRAYYRDQGIVLRTSNVDTPQQNGRVERKHRHILEKVYPMQVGVPSQYKKQVTVLVDTTGLEQADYSQFNSEGDDVDELLSEEEPTDDEEVVTGAGEGGEREAAASNTPSAVEELWRGASEKFEPAWRKDYIFTSTTVINTIEDNPCQSKSSRKEYKEPRHYGEASNDPLWREAMRQEIKALESNNSWQVVNLPIGKKPIGCKWIYKIKYKADGSVERYKARLVVQGFTQVEGIDFH; this is encoded by the exons ATGGGACTTGATTCGAAAAATAAATTGGACTTTCTTGATGGGAAAATCAAGGAACCAACATTGgccaaaggagaaaaagaaacggtagAGCATGTTGCTTGGCGCCAATGTAGTGCCATGGTGAAGATGTGGTTGAGAAACGTGATCCACCCGAAGCTACATGCCGGCATAGCCTTCTCGGGAACAGTCACAGAAATTTGGGACGAGTTGAAGGAAAGGTATACGACGCGTAACGAACCTAGAGTCCACCAACTAAAGTCTGAATTAAATGAATTGAAACAGGGGAAACTGACCATAGTGGAGTACTATACCAAATTGAAAGGGGTATGGGATGAATTGGCCAGTTATAGCCGTGTACCAAGGTGCACTTGTGGAGCCGGGAAAGCAATCTTGAGAGAAAAAGAAGAGGAGAAGGTACATCAATTCTTGATAGGCCTTGATGATGCGGTTTATGGTGGATTACGCACCAATATCCTAATGGAAGAACCAATTCCTGCCTTGAGTCGGGTCTATGGTGTTATCCTTCGAGAAGAAAGGCACAAAGCAATTGTGCGGTCGAAGGAAGACAAGACAGAGAAGCAGCATTCTCGGTGCAAAAGAGCCGGCCTAGTACCCGTGGTGGGCAAGCAGGGTATACTAGTACCCGTGGTGGACAAGCAAGGTATACTGGTGAGGTGGACGACCAAGAGGGACGCTACACTTACTGTAACAAATGGGGCCATGATGAAGATGATTGTTGGTCGAAGAACGGTTTACCAGCACACATCATTGctagaggcagaggaagag GGAGCTGGTACGTCCGCAAACCAGGGAACGAATCAAGGTTCAGTTCCGGGTGTTGAAGTGAGTCGGACAAGGGAAGAGTTGCAGTCTTTGCGTGCCTTGCTACAACCGACTAAGGAGAATTCAAAGAAGATGGCAG GACCGATCTTCGAAGAAGATGATTGGAGCGG TCGAGGAGTATGGGTTTATTTGATGACAGATAGGGGAGAAGTAGGAAAATTGCTTATTAGTTTTTATAATATGATCCAACGTCAATTTAATAAGCCTGTCAAAATTATTCAAAGCGACAATGGAACTGAGTTTCAGTCATTGTCTATGCGAGCGTATTACCGTGACCAAGGGATCGTATTACGAACTAGTAACGTCGATACACCTCAGCAAAATGGTCGAGTTGAGAGGAAACATCGACATATATTAGAAAAG GTTTATCCTATGCAAGTTGGAGTTCCGAGTCAATATAAGAAACAGGTGACTGTTCTTGTGGACACGACAGGTCTTGAGCAAGCTGATTATAGTCAGTTTAATTCAGAGGGTGACGATGTGGATGAATTGTTGAGCGAAGAGGAACCTACTGACGATGAGGAGGTGGTCACGGGTGCTGGAGAGGGAGGAGAAAGAGAGGCAGCAGCATCTAATACACCATCTGCAGTAGAGGAATTGTGGCGTGGAGCTAGTGAAAAGTTCGAGCCAGCATGGCGGAAGGATTATATTTTTACTTCGACAACCGTAATAAACACCATCGAGGATAACCCGTGCCAATCTAAGTCTTCGAGGAAAG AGTACAAAGAACCGAGACATTATGGTGAAGCATCGAATGATCCTTTGTGGAGAGAAGCAATGCGACAAGAAATTAAAGCACTTGAATCGAATAATTCTTGGCAGGTTGTTAATCTACCTATTGGCAAGAAACCGATAGGGTGCAAATGGATATACAAGATCAAATATAAAGCAGACGGTAGTGTGGAAAGATATAAAGCGAGATTAGTAGTGCAAGGTTTTACACAAGTTGAAGGCATTGATTTTCACTAG